The DNA window TCCGGCGGCGGTCAGACGGCCCACGACCGCCCGGAGCTGGTCGGCGGTCACCGCGGTGGCGTCGTCGTCGGGGCCGAGACGAACCGCGTCCAGGACCGCGGTCCACGACGTCCGGCCGGGTTCGAGGGCGGCGACGAACGAGTAGGGCCAGCCCGGGATCAGCTGGGCCTGGTTCTTCGCCCGGCCGTGCACATGGCAGAACAGCCGGTCCGCGCTGGTGGGTGCATCCGAACGCAGCCACGGGCTGACGTCGACGGCCAGCACGAGTCGTCCGTCGGCGGCCGTGGGCAGCGCAAGGCCGGCGAGCGTGCGCCGCAGCCGGGAGATCTCCAGTCGGCCGCTGTTCAGCCCGTCGTACAAGGCCCCGTGGCCGCGGCGGTGTTCCGGGGCCAGTGTCAGGTCGACCAGCGTCCGGACCGGGCCGTCGGTGCACAGCACCGCCTCCACGGCTTCGAACAGCGCGTCCGCGCGGCGAGTCAGGCAGTCGTAGAACTCCCGGCGGAAGCGACACAGCCGCCCCAGAGCCTCGACGCGTCCTGGTTCGTCCTGCACACTGCCCATCACGACCTTCGGTTCGATCCGGCTTCTTGGGCGAGAGCACGATCTTCCGAAGGTCGTTCCACGTCACGAGGACACGCCCATCCACCCCACAACACCAGCAGGTTTCACCCAGCGTGACACCCGAAGGTTAAACGGCAAGCTCAGTGCGTCTGACGCAATCTCGCCGGCCAGCGAGGCGTGTTCCGGGTAATTTACCCGCGCTTGGCGATGAACGCGGCGAGGGCGTCGCCCCGGTGATCAGGAGAACAGGTGCGATCGTGCCGGCACGATGTGCCGGCCAGCGTGCGCCGGAGCCGGCCCGCCGGTGACGGTGCGGTGGACGGTTTCAGGGAGGACGATGCGGTGCCAGGCACGGATCGGCGACACCTCGGCCGGCTGTTCAACGACGTCCCGGAGCTCTATGACCGGGTCCGGCCGGGCTACCCCGACGAGCTGTTCGCGGATCTCGTCACCGTCACCGGCCTGGGCGAACGCTCGTCGGTGCTGGAGGTGGGCTGCGGTACCGGCCAGGCGACGCGCTCGCTGGCGGCGCTCGGCTGCCCGGTGACCGCCGTCGAGGCAGGCGAGGGAATGGCCGCGCTGGCCCGCCGACGGCTCGCCGCCTTCGGCGACGTCAAGGTCGAGACGTCGACGTTCGAGACGTGGGACGGCCGTGGCGCCCGCTTCGATGTCCTGGTGGCCGCCTCGGCGTGGCACTGGATCGATCCGTCGACCGGCTGGGCGCGAGCGCACGAGCTGCTGCGTCCCGCAGGGTGGATGGCGTTGCTCGGCAACGTCGTCGTCCGCCGGCCGGGGGAGCCGGAGGTGTACGCCGAGACCGCCGATCTCCACGAACGGTTCTCCCCGGGCAATCCCGACTGGGGCCATCCACCGCTCGAGGGCGACGTGCGCACCACCGGCGAGGGCTGGGGACTCGTCGACGACCCCGGCACCCTGTTCGGCCCGACGACCGTGCGCTGGTACCCGACGGTACAGTGGTTCGACGGGGACGGCTTCGCCGATCTGCTCCGCTCGACGTCGCCGTACCGCAAGCTCGGCCGGGACGTCCGTGAACCCCTGCTCGAGGCGATCGCCGAGCGCGTCCGCACCCGGCTGGGCGACCGGGCACCGCGCCGTTACCTGAGCGTCCTGCGGGTCGGACAGCGCACCGGATGAGCCGAACCGAAGGCGAGGCCGTGCGATCTCACCGGGCCTGGACGCCCGACACGTGAGCTCGACGCCCCCGAGAGGATCAAAAAGCAGGCGGACGCGGCTGATGGTCGATGTTCGCCCGTTGCGGGTCAGGCCGTATGGGCGGCTGTGGGCGTCCACCGTCGTCACCGCGATGGGCAGTGCGCTCACCGCGGTCGCGGTGCCGCTGCAGATCTACCAGATCACCGGGTCGTCGACCTACGTCGGACTGGCCGGGTTGGCGGCCCTCGGCCCGCTGGTGGTCTGCGGACTGTGGGGTGGCGCGGTCACCGACGTCGTCGACCGGCGCCGGATGATGCTGGTCACCAACAGCGGCATCGCGCTCACCTCGACGGTGTTGTGGGTCCAGGCGGTCCTCGGGCTGCGTTCGGTCGCGGTCCTGCTGGGGCTGGTCGCGGTGCAGCAGGGCCTGTTCGGCGCGAACACGGCGGTGCGCGGCGCGGTCGTTCCCCGGCTGGTCCCGGCCGAGCTGCTCCCGGCCGCGAACACGCTGCAGTCCTCCGTCGTCTACGCCGGCGGGATCGCCGGGCCGCTCCTCGCGGGCGCGCTGCTCTCCGTGATCGGGATCGGGACGCTCTATCTCGGCGAGGCCGCGGCGCTGTGCGTGACGCTGTGGGCGGTGTGGAAACTGCCACCGCTGCCGCCCCTGCGCGAAGGGGCGCGCCGTGTCGGCCCACGGGAGATCGGCGTCGGCCTGGGCTACCTGAGGACACGCCCGATCCTGCTGGTCACCTACCTCGCGGATCTCATCGCCATGCTGTTCGCCAACCCGGTGGCGCTGTTCCCGCAGGTGGCACGGGAGACCTTCGGTGATCCACCGGGTGGCGGGTTCGCGATCGGTGTTCTCTACGCCGCCCTTCCCGCCGGCGCGCTGTGCGCCGCCCTGCTGTCCGGGACCTTCACCGGCCTGCGCCGCCACGGCGCGGTGATAACCGCGGCGGTGGGCGGGTGGGGTCTGGCCGTCACCGCGTTCGGGTTCTCCCGCGACCTGGTGCTCGCCGCGCTGTTCCTCACGCTCGCGGGCGCCGCCGTCATCGTGCTGAGCGTGTTCCGCAGAACCGTCCTGCAGGAGGCGGTCACCGATGTGATGCGCGGGCGGATGCAGGGCGTCGACGTCATCGTCGCCGCCGGCGGCCCGCAGCTGGGCGCCCTCGCCCACGGCACCGCCGGCGCCGCGCTCGGCACGACCTGGGCGATCAGCGGCGGTGGCATCCTCGCCGTCGCCGCGATGCTCGCCACCGTCCTGGTTTTCCCCGCCTTCTGGCGCTACCGGCCCCCACCCGATCCGATCAGCCCCGATCCGGTCAGCCCTGATCCGGTCAGCGCAGCAGCGAACGCACCGAGCCTGAGCCCCAAGCCGGCAGATCAGCCGATCTGACCGGGTCAGGATTGTGTGATCGGCTCCTGCAGTTCGGTCACCCAGCGTCCAGGGGCCTCCGGGGGGCAGGCGAGGTAGAGCTCGCGGGGGTATCCGACCGCCCGGTAGCCGTGGCTGTCGATCCAGGCGGCCAGGGACTGGCCGGTGGAGACGGCCTCGTTCATGGACCCGCGGTGCACGATGGTGGCCGCGGAGGGGATCTCCGGAAGGTCCACGATCGTGAAGTCGTGGCTGGCGTCGGGCTCGGCCCCGACCGGCAGGGCCGCATGGACGATGATCGTGTCATCGCCCTGCGCGGAGTCCGAGTAGTAGGCGATGGCTCAGGGACGCCGCAGACCACGCCACCGAACGTCACCGAAGGCGGCGACCGCTCACATAGACCCGACCACTGCTCGTTTGCTGCTCACATGCACCGTCGGTTGCCCATCTGCACCCGACGTCTACGAGTGCTGTAGGGGTGGCGGATAAATGAGCAATCGGTCCTGGGACTTCGCGCCTATCTGAGCAGCGTTCGAGGGGTTGCTGCCGGGATAGTTGAGCAGGATCTTCTGGTTGTCGTGTGAGTTGACGTCCGGTGTCGGTTACTGGCTGTGGTGCGGTTCGGTCGTGGTGCGGCTGTGGCTGCGGGCTACTTCGGGCCGTTCAGCGGGCGAGGAGGTCTCGCAGGGCCTTGCTGATGTCGGCGGGGGCCTCTTCGGCCATGAAATGACCGCAGGTGACGGTGGTGTGTCGCAGGTCGGCTGCCCAGGCGTTCCATAGCGCGGGGGCGTCGAAACCGAGTGCGGCGCCCCAGTCCTGCTGGAGCACAGTGACCGGCATCCGCAGCTGGCTGCCGTTGGCGCGGTCGACCCGGTCGTGGTCGATGTCGATGCCGGCGGAGGCGCGATAGTCGGCCACGATCGAGGGGACCGCCTTGCGGCAGGCGTCCAGGTAGGCGGCGCGGATGTCGGCGGTGACGGCCTGCGGGTCGTTGGTCCAGATGTCGAGGAAGTGGCCGAAGAACGCGTCCGGGCTGGCCGTGATCAGCTGCTCGGGCAGGGGGGAGGGCTGGGCCATGAGGTAGAGGTGGAAGCCGACGGCGGCGGTGGCGCCGTGCATCACCTCCCACATGTCCAGGGTCGGGAGCACGTCGAGGCAAGCCAGGTGGGTGATCGTTTCGGGGTGGTCGAGGGCGGCGCGGAAGGCGACCAGGGCGCCGCGGTCGTGCCCGGCCAGCGCGAAGCGCTCGTGCCCGAGCGCGCGGGCCAGGGCGACGATGTCGGCGGCCATGGTGCGCTTGGCGTAGGCGGTGCCGTCGGTCTCGGCGGGTTTGTCGCTGGTGCCGTAGCCGCGCAGGTCAGGGCAGATCACGGCGTGGTCGGTCGCGAGGTCGGCGGCGACGTGCCGCCACATGAGGTGGGTCTGCGGGAAGCCGTGCAGCAGCATGATCGGAGTGCCCGAACCGCCAACGGCCGCGTTGAGGGACACGCCGTCGGCGACGGGGACATGCTGATAGTCGAAGGTGGCGATGACTGGTGCCATGGTTCCGCCTTTTTCGAGATGACCAGAGATGATCAGACCTCTCCAGCGTGCCGGGCGTGGATGAGCATCAGATGAGCGCGCTACCCTGAGCTCAGGGCGATGCCCCGGAGAGGGTGGTCGCGGGTGCAGGTCCTGTTCGGTGTGCTGGGGCCGGTGGTGGCCTGGGACGGCGCCGAGGATGAAGTCGCCTTGAAGGGGCCTCGGCACCGTGCGGTGCTCGCCCGGTTGATCATCGCCCGCCGTCGCGTCGTTCCGGTCTCCCGCCTGGTCGAGGACCTGTGGACGGATCCGCCCTCGGATGCGGTGGGCGCGGTACGCACCTTCGTGGCTGCGCTGCGCCGCGCCCTGGAACCGGAGCGTTCACCCCGCGCTCCGGCCCGCCTGCTGGTGACCGAGGGGCCGGGGTACGCGCTGCGCGCCGAGCAGTGCGCGGTAGACGCGTGGCGATTCGAGCAGGCGGTGGCCGCCGCCGCGAAGCTGTCGCCCACAGAATCGTCCGCACGGCTTGCGCAGGCGCTGGGGTGGTGGCGTGGCCCTGCCTACGCCGAGTTCGCCGATCAGCCCTGGGTCCGCGCGGAGCGCTCCCGGCTTGTGGACCTGCGACTTCACGCGGTCGAGCGGCGGGCCGAGGCCCTTCTGGCGCTGGGCTTGGCCGCGCGGGCGGCGGCGGATCTGGACGCGCTCGTGGCTCAGCACCCCTGGCGCGAGGATGCCTGGCGTCTGCTGGCCCTGGCGCTGTACCGCACTGGCCGTCAGGGCGACGCGCTGGCGGTCCTGCGCCGGGCGCGGGCGCTTCTGGCCGAGCAACTGGGGGTGGATCCCAGCCCGGGACTACGCACCCTGGAAGCGGACATTCTCCGCCATGCCGCCCACCTCGACCCCCAACCGGGCGGCGCGGCGGGGCGGGTGTGGGCGCAGACAGCGGCAGCCTACGACCGCGCCGTGCCCGCCGGGGCCCAGGCACGACTGGAATCGACGGTAGGTCTGCTGCGCAACCTCGCGGTGACCGGAGGCCCCGGCCTTCTGGAAGCTCGCCGGCACCGGGTGGCGGCCATCGCGGCGGCCGAAGAGCTGGGCGACGCGGAACTGACCGCCCGCCTGATCGGCGCCTACGACGTCCCAGCGATCTGGACGCGCGTCGATGATCCGGAGCAGGCCGCGCAGGTCGTCGCGGCGGCGGAGCGTGCCCTGAGCACACTCCCGCCCGGCGGGCACGAGACAGCCCGGGCTCGGCTGCTGGCCACGATCGCCGTGGAGTCGCGCGGCACCCGCGCGGCGCGCGGCCCGCAGGCGGCCCGGCAGGCAGAGGAGATCGCCCGCCGCCTGGACGATCCATCGACGCTGGCGTTCGCGCTGAACGCCGTGTTCATGCAGACCTTCCACCAAGCTGGTCTGGCGCCGCGCCGGAACGAGATCGGCGCCGAGCTGGTCACCCTGTCCGCCCGGCACGGCCTGGTCACCTTCGAGGTCCTCGGCCACCTCATGCGCCTCCAGGCCCGCAGCGCCCTGGCGGACTTCACCGCAGCCGACCATCACGCGCGCGCCGCTGACCGCCTCGCCGGACGCCACGAACTACCGCTGGTGGGCCTGTTCACCCAGTGGTACGCCGCGCTGCGAAACGCCGCGACCGGCCCGGCAACAGCGGTCGAGGTGGAGGCGGCCTACCGGAACGCCGCCGCTCGGCTGGAAGGCTCCGGCATGCCCGGACTAGAACACGGCCTGCTACCACTCGCGCTGCTGTCTATGCGCGTGGAACGTGCACTGCCCGCCCAGGCCGACGAGCGCACCGACTGGGGACCCTACGAGCCCTGGGCTCGCCCCCTGGTGCTGCTGGCCCAAGACCGTCACCGTGACGCCGCCGCAGAGCTGCGCAAGGTCCCGGACCCGCCCCGCGATCTGCTGTTCGAGGCCCTGTGGTGCCTCACCGCCCAAGCGGCCATCGCCGTCGGCGACCGGGAGACGATGGAGCGTGCCTCCATCGACCTCGCCCCCGCGGCAGCGGAGCTGGCGGGAGCGGGCAGCGGCCTGTTGACCCTGGGCCCGGTCTCGAAGCACCTGAGCGACCTCGCCGCCGCCCTCCGACGCCCTCGATGAACGGCCCCCTCCGCCGGGCTAGTGGTCGTCGCCGTTAGTTCGTCGGTTGTCGGCGGTGTCGGGTAGGTAGAGGCCGGCGGCAAGGTCGAGTGCGGCTTCGGCTCGGTAGAACCTTCGACGTGTCTCGCCGTGCCACCGCGATCACCCTGACCGATGACGTCCGCGCCGAGCTGACGAGGCGCGCCCGCTCGGCGACCGTGCCTCGTCGTGACTGGCTGCGCGCGAGGATCGTGCTCGCCGCCGACGGAGCGGGTAACACGGCGATCGCTGCCGGCCTCGGCGTCTGTGCGGACACCGCCGGCAAGTGGCGGGGCCGGTTCGCCGCCGAGGGTCTCGGCGGGCTGGCTGACCGGCCCCGCTCGGGACGGCCGGCCCGGTTCAGCGCGGTGCAGGTCGCCGAGATCAAGGCGGTGGCCTGCACCCGGCCCGCCGACGTCCTCGACGGTCACCTGGTGGCCAGCACGCTGGTGACCGTCCCCGCCCTGGCCCAGCCGTCCTGGCTGCTCGAGATCGCGGTCGTCGCCGCGTCGTAAGCGGCTCTTTGACCGTCGTCACAACCCGTGTCGTGAAGCGCCGACTCGGTTACTTTTCCCGGCGACTGGCGTGCGGCGCCGCATTGTTGTGGCGCAGTCGCGTGGTATTCGCCGGGGTCGTATACGGTCTGATCTCCAGTTCTTCCTGACCTGAATACGGGGGGTAGGTAGTGGGTATCTGTGCTGCGCATGGTCGGCCGAGACGGCCCGGCCGAGCGGGCCTGGGAGTGGCGGTGGTGGCCGCCGCGCTGGTGGGCCCAGTCCTGACCATCGGCATCGCCCAAGCGGCGACGGTCAATCAGGGAAACCTCAAACTCACCAACAAGAAGGCCGACGCCGGAACGCAGGGTGTCGCGATGGGGTGGACGTACCGGGCCCAGAAGCCCACGGCACCCGGCACCCGGCACGATCACCATCACCGTGCCAGCCGGTTTCTCCGCTCCGCAGACGTCCGCCCCGGCGGCGCCGGGTTATCTGAGCGCGACCTCGGGGTGCGCGCAGTTCCAGGTGGCCGGGACCACCGCCCAGCCTGACGGATCGAGCGTGGTCACCGTCGCGACGGACTGCGCCGACCAGCAGGTCGCGACCCTGTCCTACAGCGACGTGACCGTTCCGTCCGCACCCGGCACGTTCGCGTTCCCCGCGTCGTTCACGCCGGCGGGATCCGCCGCGATTCCGTTCGTGGACGCGAACACCTTCGTGGTCTCCGCCGCGCCGCTGGCCAGCCTGACTCTCAGCCCGTCGACGTCGACGATCGCCGCCGGCGCGAGCCAGACCTACACGGTGCAGGGATTCGACGCCCTCGGGAACGCGGTGACGCCCGACCCGACCGGCACCCGGTACACCATCACCCCGGACGGGACCTGCACCGACGCGACCTGCACGGCGACCACCGCGGGAGTCCACACCGTCACCGTGAAGGACAAGGGCATCGCCGCGACGGCGACGCTCACGGTCGGCGCGGCGCCGACGGGCGCCGACGTCGCGGTCACCCAGACAGTCAGCACCGCGAGCCCGATCTACTACGGCGATGTCTCCTTCACCACGACCGTGACGAACACCAGCACGGTCGCGACGGCGCAGGGCGTGGCCGTGGCGGTCGCGATCCCGTCCGGCGTCCTCACGCCGGCAGTCGACCCGAGTGGATTGACGACTTTCTCGTCCTCGACGGGCGTCTGGACGATCGGTGAACTCGCACCCGGCGCTCACGCCACGCTGACAGTGTCCGGCGTCGCCGGCGATGTGGCGTTGGGCGGGCAGTCCCTCATCGCAACGGCGACCTCGACGACGACGGACCCGAACCCGACGAACAACACGGCCTCGGCCACCGAGACCTCCCAGCCGGCGGACATCAACGTCACGATTACCCCTGACCCGGGAAACCCGGCAAACGGCATCCCGCTCGGCGTTCCGGGCACCGTGAGCTGGACCGCCTCGGTCGCCAACGCCACCAATCCAGCCGCTCCTGTGCCGGTGGGCGCCCTCACCTGGACCTGCTTCGGGAGCAGCGGCCTCTATTCGTGCCCTGACACGCCGGCGCTCGATCCAACCTTGAACCTGTCTACGTTGACGTTCGAGAGCGCGCTCTTCCAGCACAGCGAGACGTATTTCCTGACCGCGACCTTCAACGCCGATGGATCCGCAAACAATGGCAACTACCGGACGGACGGCTTCGCGTCGACCGTGACAGTACTGGTGGTGCCCGCCGGCTGATTGTCCCGGGGTTCGCGAGCCATGGCGGCTCGCGAACCCCGGTGGTCAGACGCGTGTTCGCGTGATCCGGCGGTGCGTTCGGTAGTCGACTAGTGGGTCTGTAAAGTTACTGGCTCTGCCTCACTTCCGGTGGTGACTGTGTGTTAGCCGAGCAGGATGCGGTGGCGGAGGAGTGGGAAGCCGGCTCGGCCGTGCATCTGGCGCATGATCTTCTTGGTTTTGGTGTTGACGCCTTCGGTGCCGCCGTTGCTGTAGGGCAGGGTGAGCGCGTTGTTCACGGCGTGCCGGTCGAGGTCGAGGCCGCGGGTGTAGGCATGCAGGTGGGGCAGGTCGGCGGCCCGCGCTGTGGTGGTCCAGGCGGTGAGGAGGGTGTCGTTGCCGTCGGTGGGGTCGAGCAGCGCGGCGAAGCCGCGGACCAGGCCGGCGAGGGTGGTCATCTCGGGGCAGGCGGCGGTGAGCTGGTCGAGCCGGTCGCGTTGGGCGTCGGTGAGAGCGTCGGGCTTGGCAGGTAGGCGCCGCCGCGACCGGGTCGGAGCGGGGGTGTCCGGGACGTCAACGGCCGCGGCCACCACCGCTACGGCCGATGCTCCTATGGATGTCAAGCGGTCGCAGGAGCATCGATGGTCTTTCGAACTTCGCGCTGCCCCTGACTCGGAGCCGGTCATGCTGAGAGTTGCACCGCTGGTGAGTACGGGCGCGGCCGACCTCTCTCCACCGTCCGGAAGGCTGGAACAGTGAAGATCCGGGAGTGCCGGGAACAGGATCTCGAACTGTTGGAAGTCCGCATATCCTCGGGCGGGCAGACCCGACAACACGCCATCAGGTTCGAACGCCAGCAACGCGGCCTCAGCACCTACCTGATCGCCTGGGTCGACAGCATCCCCGTCGGAACAGGCGAGATCTTGTGGCAAGGATGCTCCGCACCCGAAGTGATACAGCGCTACTCTCAGTGTCCCGAGCTGAACGGCCTGGCCGTCTGGCCCGTCGAACTGCAGTCCCAGGGCACCGGAACCGCTGTCGTCCGCGCCGCGGAAGCCCTGGCGCACGACCGTGGCTACCAGCAAATCGGACTCGGCGTCGCCGACGACAACCCCCGCGCCGCAGCGCTCTACCAGCGGCTCGGCTACCAGGAGACCGGCTGCCGCTATCTCGACCGCTACCACTACCTCGATGACCACGGCCGCCGCCACGATGTCGCCGACCCGGCACGGTTCCTGGTCAAACAGCTCCAGGAAAGGCAACCGCAACCAGGGAACCCGCCGCCAGCCCCCTGATCAGAAACGCTCGATACCTGTCCACGTCACGCGGCCACGGGAAGATCCTTTGACGTACTGAAAGCGGTGAAAATCGGGTAGATCTCCCGGGCCACGTACCGTTTGAGACAGCGAATGATCTCTTTCTTGGTCTTGCCCTCGGCGGTACGGCGCTCGACGTAGGCCTGGGTGGCGGGGTCCCAGCGCAGGCGGCAGACCACGACACGGTGCAGCGCGGCGTTGGCCTGGCGGTCCCCGCCCCGGTGGAGCCGGTAGCGGTGCGTCCGCCCGGACGACGCGGGCAGCGGGGCAACACCGCACAACATCGCGAACGCCGCCTCGGAACGCAGCCGGTCGGGATTGTCGCCAGCGCTGACGAGCAGCTGCCCGGCGGTGTCCGCGCCGACACCGTTCACGGCGAGCAGCGTCGGGGCGACGAGCCGGCTGATGACCTTGTCCAGGTCGGTGATCTCACGGGACAGGTGCTGCACGCGGGAACGGGATCCGCCCCGGAGGTCCCGACCGTAGGACACCGGCCGTGACGGGCTCAGCGATGGAATCGACGTCAGGCCGCACCTCTCGGAGCGTTTTGGGAGTCTGGGGTGGTGACCGAACCCCGCACGACTTCCCCCGATGTCCCGGCTTCCCCCGATGTCCCGGCCGGGTCCGCGCGAGACGGCGCCAAGGCCGTTGAGTTACCCGGTGGGCCGGACTTCGGCCGTTTCGTGGACAACCTGCGTCACCTGCTCGACGTCGTCGCCGGCGCCCGGCCGCCGTCCGAGATGGTGACGCAGGTCGCCGATGAGTTCGCGCGGATCAGCGCGCAGCTCGCGCCGTTCACCGTCGCGGAGTCCACGAGGGCGACCGGGCTCCGGCTCGATCTTCCCGGGCGCGGCCAGACGATGGCACCCGCTCTGCTCTGGGATGTCCACGACAGCGAACAGGCGTCCTGCCGGGTGACGTTCGGACGGCACTACCTCACCGTGAACGGGGCGGTCCACGGCGGCGCCCTGCCCCTGGCGTTCGACGAGGCGCTGGCCATGCTCGCCAACACCGGCCGACCCTTCGCCCGGTCGGTGTACCTGAACGTCACCTACCGCGCGTTGACCCGTGTCGACGTGCCGCTGCGCCTGGACGCGACGGTCGACCGGGTCGAGGGCCGCAAGCTCTTCCTCACCGGACGTCTGTTCGACGGCGACACGTTGTGCGCCGACGCCGAGGGCCTGTTCGTCCAGCTCAGACCGGCCCAGTCTGAAGCGACCGACCGGTAAGCCGGGAGCGCGGGGTCTCGGGGTCTTCCTGACATGTCCGAGGTTCTGTCTTCCAGGCCTGTCCCGTCCCGGGCGTGGCGTGAGCGTCAGGCGGGATCCGCTGGTCTCCAGGTTGAACACCACAGCCTAAAGCAAGATTGTCAACACCGTTGACAATCTTGCTTTAGAGGTTCCGCTCAGGACTCGTCGAGGGTGAGCGCCGTCGTGCTCTCCCGTCCCGCGGCTCACGGGCAACGAGCGGGCCCCGTGACGTACGGATCAAGAAGTCCCGTCCCTACAGGCCCGATCACGGGTGGTGACAGGTGGGACGACTAGTGCCTTGAACCCGCGAGAAATTAATGCCCCACCTACCGACAGAGGACGCTTGGAGGTCGCGAAACCAGGGGTCGGAGAGCCCTCACGGCCCCGTTCTGACGGGGTGAACAATCTCGAAGGTGGGTGGGTGGCCGTCCGAGGGCGGCGGGCCTCGGCGGGCGGGGCTGCGCGGGTGGAGATCTGCGCCGCTGCGCCGGGCCTCGTGCACAGTGTGTGAACAGGTGTGGAAGACCAGGATCCCTGTCGTTCCAGGAGATCTGACGACCCGTAGTGGTTGACGGCACGCCACGTCGATTACCANCTGTGATCGTCAGTGGGCAGGGCTGTCCTGACGGCAGGTGTCAGAGCCCGAGCGGAATCCGGGTCTCGGCCCGCTGTACCGGCAGCGGAAGGCGCG is part of the Parafrankia discariae genome and encodes:
- a CDS encoding MFS transporter; the protein is MVDVRPLRVRPYGRLWASTVVTAMGSALTAVAVPLQIYQITGSSTYVGLAGLAALGPLVVCGLWGGAVTDVVDRRRMMLVTNSGIALTSTVLWVQAVLGLRSVAVLLGLVAVQQGLFGANTAVRGAVVPRLVPAELLPAANTLQSSVVYAGGIAGPLLAGALLSVIGIGTLYLGEAAALCVTLWAVWKLPPLPPLREGARRVGPREIGVGLGYLRTRPILLVTYLADLIAMLFANPVALFPQVARETFGDPPGGGFAIGVLYAALPAGALCAALLSGTFTGLRRHGAVITAAVGGWGLAVTAFGFSRDLVLAALFLTLAGAAVIVLSVFRRTVLQEAVTDVMRGRMQGVDVIVAAGGPQLGALAHGTAGAALGTTWAISGGGILAVAAMLATVLVFPAFWRYRPPPDPISPDPVSPDPVSAAANAPSLSPKPADQPI
- a CDS encoding DUF11 domain-containing protein, with product MPAGFSAPQTSAPAAPGYLSATSGCAQFQVAGTTAQPDGSSVVTVATDCADQQVATLSYSDVTVPSAPGTFAFPASFTPAGSAAIPFVDANTFVVSAAPLASLTLSPSTSTIAAGASQTYTVQGFDALGNAVTPDPTGTRYTITPDGTCTDATCTATTAGVHTVTVKDKGIAATATLTVGAAPTGADVAVTQTVSTASPIYYGDVSFTTTVTNTSTVATAQGVAVAVAIPSGVLTPAVDPSGLTTFSSSTGVWTIGELAPGAHATLTVSGVAGDVALGGQSLIATATSTTTDPNPTNNTASATETSQPADINVTITPDPGNPANGIPLGVPGTVSWTASVANATNPAAPVPVGALTWTCFGSSGLYSCPDTPALDPTLNLSTLTFESALFQHSETYFLTATFNADGSANNGNYRTDGFASTVTVLVVPAG
- a CDS encoding helix-turn-helix domain-containing protein, with translation MSRRATAITLTDDVRAELTRRARSATVPRRDWLRARIVLAADGAGNTAIAAGLGVCADTAGKWRGRFAAEGLGGLADRPRSGRPARFSAVQVAEIKAVACTRPADVLDGHLVASTLVTVPALAQPSWLLEIAVVAAS
- a CDS encoding GNAT family N-acetyltransferase, coding for MKIRECREQDLELLEVRISSGGQTRQHAIRFERQQRGLSTYLIAWVDSIPVGTGEILWQGCSAPEVIQRYSQCPELNGLAVWPVELQSQGTGTAVVRAAEALAHDRGYQQIGLGVADDNPRAAALYQRLGYQETGCRYLDRYHYLDDHGRRHDVADPARFLVKQLQERQPQPGNPPPAP
- a CDS encoding BTAD domain-containing putative transcriptional regulator — its product is MQVLFGVLGPVVAWDGAEDEVALKGPRHRAVLARLIIARRRVVPVSRLVEDLWTDPPSDAVGAVRTFVAALRRALEPERSPRAPARLLVTEGPGYALRAEQCAVDAWRFEQAVAAAAKLSPTESSARLAQALGWWRGPAYAEFADQPWVRAERSRLVDLRLHAVERRAEALLALGLAARAAADLDALVAQHPWREDAWRLLALALYRTGRQGDALAVLRRARALLAEQLGVDPSPGLRTLEADILRHAAHLDPQPGGAAGRVWAQTAAAYDRAVPAGAQARLESTVGLLRNLAVTGGPGLLEARRHRVAAIAAAEELGDAELTARLIGAYDVPAIWTRVDDPEQAAQVVAAAERALSTLPPGGHETARARLLATIAVESRGTRAARGPQAARQAEEIARRLDDPSTLAFALNAVFMQTFHQAGLAPRRNEIGAELVTLSARHGLVTFEVLGHLMRLQARSALADFTAADHHARAADRLAGRHELPLVGLFTQWYAALRNAATGPATAVEVEAAYRNAAARLEGSGMPGLEHGLLPLALLSMRVERALPAQADERTDWGPYEPWARPLVLLAQDRHRDAAAELRKVPDPPRDLLFEALWCLTAQAAIAVGDRETMERASIDLAPAAAELAGAGSGLLTLGPVSKHLSDLAAALRRPR
- a CDS encoding alpha/beta fold hydrolase, whose product is MAPVIATFDYQHVPVADGVSLNAAVGGSGTPIMLLHGFPQTHLMWRHVAADLATDHAVICPDLRGYGTSDKPAETDGTAYAKRTMAADIVALARALGHERFALAGHDRGALVAFRAALDHPETITHLACLDVLPTLDMWEVMHGATAAVGFHLYLMAQPSPLPEQLITASPDAFFGHFLDIWTNDPQAVTADIRAAYLDACRKAVPSIVADYRASAGIDIDHDRVDRANGSQLRMPVTVLQQDWGAALGFDAPALWNAWAADLRHTTVTCGHFMAEEAPADISKALRDLLAR
- a CDS encoding PaaI family thioesterase, which codes for MDNLRHLLDVVAGARPPSEMVTQVADEFARISAQLAPFTVAESTRATGLRLDLPGRGQTMAPALLWDVHDSEQASCRVTFGRHYLTVNGAVHGGALPLAFDEALAMLANTGRPFARSVYLNVTYRALTRVDVPLRLDATVDRVEGRKLFLTGRLFDGDTLCADAEGLFVQLRPAQSEATDR
- a CDS encoding GyrI-like domain-containing protein, yielding MAYYSDSAQGDDTIIVHAALPVGAEPDASHDFTIVDLPEIPSAATIVHRGSMNEAVSTGQSLAAWIDSHGYRAVGYPRELYLACPPEAPGRWVTELQEPITQS
- a CDS encoding class I SAM-dependent methyltransferase — protein: MPGTDRRHLGRLFNDVPELYDRVRPGYPDELFADLVTVTGLGERSSVLEVGCGTGQATRSLAALGCPVTAVEAGEGMAALARRRLAAFGDVKVETSTFETWDGRGARFDVLVAASAWHWIDPSTGWARAHELLRPAGWMALLGNVVVRRPGEPEVYAETADLHERFSPGNPDWGHPPLEGDVRTTGEGWGLVDDPGTLFGPTTVRWYPTVQWFDGDGFADLLRSTSPYRKLGRDVREPLLEAIAERVRTRLGDRAPRRYLSVLRVGQRTG